In Candidatus Polarisedimenticolia bacterium, the following are encoded in one genomic region:
- the rodA gene encoding rod shape-determining protein RodA has translation MLERRSIHSLDWLLALAVLALCAVSLGMVYSATLGGPLSPLAKKQLIYVALGLAAMIITLAVDYHTLASVSYLFYAASLVLLVYLLFFGRAIANTRGWLELGPVNFQPAEMTKITTLLALSSYLSRNRSSSLTPGNMGAILLIVGLPVVLIARQPDLGTALTFMPLVVVAVFLGGIRIRTILILVMIPILALPLLWTHYLQDYQKERVLTFLDPARDPKGAGYQVLQSRIAVGSGGLIGKGFLEGTQGQLKFLPAQHTDFIFALLAEERGFLGSLVVLSLYFIVIYRCIAIARAARDLLGVYLAMGMMALFACQVLINIGVVLGLMPTTGVPLPLMSYGGSSMITTLAGFGLVLNVWMRRLVN, from the coding sequence TTGCTCGAGCGCCGCAGCATCCATAGCCTCGACTGGCTGCTGGCGCTGGCGGTGCTGGCGCTGTGCGCCGTGAGCCTGGGGATGGTCTACTCAGCCACCCTCGGCGGACCCCTCTCGCCGCTCGCCAAGAAGCAGCTGATCTACGTGGCGCTCGGGCTGGCCGCGATGATCATCACCCTCGCGGTGGACTATCACACGCTGGCCTCGGTCAGCTATCTGTTCTACGCCGCCAGCCTGGTCCTGCTGGTCTACCTGCTGTTCTTCGGGCGGGCCATCGCCAACACCCGTGGATGGCTCGAGCTGGGGCCGGTCAACTTCCAGCCCGCCGAGATGACCAAGATCACCACGCTGCTGGCGCTGTCGAGCTACCTGAGCCGGAACCGATCCTCATCCCTGACGCCGGGCAACATGGGGGCGATCCTGCTGATCGTGGGCCTCCCGGTGGTGTTGATCGCGCGGCAGCCCGATCTCGGGACGGCGCTCACCTTCATGCCGCTGGTGGTGGTGGCCGTATTCCTGGGCGGGATCCGGATCCGCACCATCCTGATCCTGGTGATGATTCCCATCCTGGCGCTGCCGCTGCTCTGGACGCACTACCTGCAGGACTACCAGAAGGAGCGCGTCCTGACCTTCCTGGATCCGGCACGCGACCCGAAAGGGGCCGGATACCAGGTGCTGCAGTCGCGCATTGCGGTGGGCTCGGGGGGGCTGATCGGCAAGGGCTTCCTCGAAGGGACCCAGGGGCAGCTCAAGTTCCTGCCGGCGCAGCATACCGACTTCATCTTCGCGCTGCTCGCCGAAGAGCGGGGATTCCTGGGCAGTTTGGTTGTGCTGTCTTTGTACTTCATTGTAATCTACCGCTGCATCGCCATCGCCCGCGCGGCGCGCGACCTCCTCGGGGTTTACCTGGCCATGGGAATGATGGCGCTGTTCGCCTGCCAGGTCCTCATCAACATCGGGGTCGTGCTGGGGCTCATGCCGACGACCGGCGTCCCTCTTCCCCTGATGAGCTACGGGGGATCCTCGATGATCACCACGCTGGCCGGATTCGGCCTCGTGCTGAACGTCTGGATGCGGCGCCTGGTCAACTGA